The proteins below come from a single Sorghum bicolor cultivar BTx623 chromosome 4, Sorghum_bicolor_NCBIv3, whole genome shotgun sequence genomic window:
- the LOC8082715 gene encoding uncharacterized protein LOC8082715: protein MTLTRRFLNLIVDSQIRGVRTLRRIDLTRQQFFNPGPPPPLHGNGSAAAAASEASESTMERIRLPRPIVTLRASAHDGRWAIQCFPLGENKVLCADQSGRTFLFDADTRHVVTMPSLHKPKDTPFSIFIPSASDDSNSDGFEDDDDDDVGTLFVMEGYPSMEPTSDDQSPNDQPSDEFEAYVYGKRKLAHFKSWKCQPLPPPPYVRDPTWMKFRPQITTYAVVGGGAQILISAESAGTYCMDTATHKWSQVGRWMLPLHGKIEYVPELDLWFGFSAKDQLSAVDLSNLDSRPRLVGTWKEFERPEDWQELQEPQFVSLGSGKFCIARFFHTTVTAGYYRDEVTNRSFGVLTGVEVLPHVYERNGNGSHHGSNGNDSDHGSNGNGRDNGSNGNNGSNGNSTSICNGGNGHGNGNGGGGNGHGNGNGGKRKLRMIKHKSRCHVSANGTLIESVF from the coding sequence ATGACTCTCACGCGACGGTTTCTCAATCTGATCGTGGACAGCCAAATCCGTGGCGTCAGGACGTTGCGCCGCATCGACCTAACGCGCCAGCAATTCTTCAACCCAGGACCACCACCGCCATTACACGGAAACGGATCGGCGGCTGCCGCCGCCAGTGAGGCGTCGGAGTCAACTATGGAGAGGATTCGGCTCCCCCGCCCGATCGTCACGTTACGAGCTTCAGCTCACGACGGCCGTTGGGCGATCCAGTGCTTCCCTCTCGGGGAAAACAAGGTGCTTTGTGCGGACCAGTCTGGGCGCACCTTCCTCTTCGACGCCGACACGCGCCACGTGGTGACTATGCCCAGCCTCCACAAACCCAAAGACACGCCCTTCTCCATCTTCATCCCCAGCGCCAGTGATGACTCTAACAGTGATGGctttgaagatgatgatgatgatgatgttggcaCCCTCTTTGTCATGGAGGGCTATCCCAGTATGGAGCCAACCTCCGATGACCAGAGCCCCAACGACCAGCCAAGTGATGAGTTCGAGGCATACGTATACGGTAAGCGTAAGCTGGCACACTTCAAGTCCTGGAAGTGCCAACCACTGCCGCCACCGCCGTATGTCCGTGACCCCACGTGGATGAAGTTCCGGCCACAGATCACCACCTACGCAGtggtcggcggcggcgcccagATCTTGATATCAGCGGAGAGCGCCGGAACTTACTGCATGGACACGGCGACCCACAAATGGAGCCAAGTCGGCAGGTGGATGCTGCCCTTGCACGGCAAGATCGAATATGTGCCGGAGCTCGATCTGTGGTTCGGTTTCTCTGCCAAGGATCAGCTGTCTGCTGTAGACCTCTCCAACCTGGATTCCCGGCCGCGGCTAGTGGGCACTTGGAAGGAATTTGAGCGCCCGGAGGACTGGCAGGAATTGCAGGAGCCACAGTTTGTCAGCCTGGGCTCAGGCAAGTTCTGCATTGCAAGGTTCTTCCATACTACGGTAACTGCTGGCTACTATCGCGATGAAGTTACTAACCGGTCATTTGGTGTCTTAACCGGTGTGGAGGTGTTGCCACACGTCTATGAGCGCAATGGGAATGGCAGTCACCATGGCAGCAATGGGAATGACAGTGACCATGGCAGCAATGGGAATGGCAGAGACAATGGCAGCAATGGGAACAATGGCAGCAATGGCAATTCAACCAGCATTTGCAACGGTGGCAATGGCCATGGCAATGGCAACGGTGGCGGTGGCAATGGCCATGGCAATGGCAACGGTGGCAAAAGGAAACTCCGGATGATCAAGCATAAGTCGAGATGTCACGTTTCTGCCAACGGCACCCTCATCGAGTCAGTGTTctga